The Astyanax mexicanus isolate ESR-SI-001 chromosome 18, AstMex3_surface, whole genome shotgun sequence DNA window AGGAGGGGGAGTGACTACATACTGACAGTCAGGCAAACAAGCTCagaatgcaaataaatgatgcaagtcaattacaattacaaaaacaAATCCAGTGAATCTGGCACACCCTGACCAACACTTATTAACTTTATTCAACaataatttaaacaataaattatGCAACGTCAATTCTATGTCAATCTTTGTCAATGATGCAACACTGAAACAGGCAGGCAGCTACCCTCGCCCGGGAGGGGGAGTGACTACATACTGACACACACAGcaatacacaaattaaaataatggtGTTAGTGATGAGTTACTCAATTAATATTTGTGGTAATTAAagtgtttataaagtatttattaatTGATATGAAccaatgtgtatatatttttatagtttagtAAAGCACAATTgatcttttaatttaatttaaatatgcaCCTAACTGTGTGAATATATCCATGGTTTCTTTATTTTCCATAGTTGTGTTTCCAGTGTGTGATTCAAGACCATAATTCACCAAGAGATTCATTTGGAATTCTACTATAATCATTATATGCCGTTTGTGTGTTTATACCAGGCTTTTGGTCACGACAGCATGGACCCGAGCCACGGCTACACCACAGAGAACCTGCACCAGACCTTCCTGAAGACGCTGCAGGGTGAAGCTCTGCCCTCCCTGATCGAGAACATGATGGAGAACCTGCAGAGCGTCATGCTGCAGTCCAACATGCTGAAGGCCAGGCGCTCCGACTGGGAGGTGGACGGCATCTTCGCCTTCTGCTACAAGGTGATGTTCGAGTCCGGCTACCTCACCCTGTTCGGCAAGGAGCTGGATGGAGATCCGACCATCGCCCGCCAGCAGGCCCAGAAAGCCCTGGTCCTCAACGCTCTGGAGAACTTCAAAGAGTTCGACAAGATCTTCCCAGCTCTGGTCGCCGGCCTGCCCATCCACGTCTTCAAGAGCGGCCACAGCGCCAGGGAGAACCTGGCAAAGACCATGCTGCACGAGAACCTCAACAAACGCACCCAGATCTCTGATCTCATCTCCCTCAGAATGCTGCTCAACGACACTCTGTCCAAATTCAACGAGATCGGCAAGGCCCGGACCCACGTCGCCATCCTGTGGGCATCCCAGGCTAACACCTTACCCGCCACCTTCTGGTGCCTCTTCTACCTCATCAGGTGCACACTATGTGTTTAGTTACCCTCTAAAAATTATGTGCTATTTTTGCTTAAAAATATAGAGCAACATTTTTgcatccttgttttttttttttggtttgtttttttaaccactttccacagtttctgaatcagttcctctgattttgctatttattggtttatgtttgagtaaaatgaacattgttgttttattctataaactacggacaacatttctcccaaattccaaataaaaatattgtaatttagagcatttatttgcagaaaataagaaatagccatatattatttgaaataacaaaaaagatgcaaactttcagacttcaaataatgcaaacaagttaatattcataaagttttaagagttcagaaatcaatatttggtggaataactgaaataactttttaatcacagtttttttcatgcatcttggcatcatgttctcctccaccagtcttacacactgcttttggataattttatgccttaactcctggtgcagacatttaagcagttcagcttggtttgatggcttgtgatcatccaccttcctgttgattatattccagaggttttcaatttggtaaaattaaagaaactcatcatttttaagtgatatatatatattttccagagctgtataaaacacATGGTCAATGATGGTCAATATAACCCATTTTttgtgatttctgaacttgtcACTGTTCGCAttgggcaattctagccagaagccgccggtcacgatcatttaCAATATACAGCCAGTCTGTTAGCTTCTCAGCACAGTAGTCTCTCCCTTGACTACTATCAGCATAGTCCAAACACATTAGAGCAGCCGATAATGCTCAAGGTTAATTGAGGTGCTGAAGATAAGAGAAGTGGATGGCTCTTGGCAAACACCTCTACTGTATCTCTCGCTGAGGTGAAGGTCACATCCTTGAGTAGCAGCTATTTAGTGCCATGACCTTTAATACAAATACCTGCAGCTCCTGCACATCACAAATACGTACCTGAAGCTAAATGATGCAGTGCAAGTTTCCATTGTTAACTGACTCAATTTGTTTTAGAATTTTAATCAATTTTCAGTTTTCATATTTGCTGGATTGACCAAAGAAGGTATTGTTGATTACGACTGGGAAAGTTGTGCGAAGAAAAACTGGTGTATAAATGTGAATCAAACTCGATAGCTCAACATCACTACCACTACAAACCTCGTCCAACATTGCTACTGTAGTGTTAGCATACTGACTACTAGCTTCATCCAACAACACTGCAGTATAGTGTTAGCATACTGACTACTAGCGTCATCCAACAATGCTGCAGtatagtgttagcatgctggctactagCGTCATCCAACAACACTGCAGTATagtgttagcatgctgactaCTAGCATCATCCAACAACACTGCAGTATAGTGTAAGCATGCTGACTACTAGCATCATTCAACAACACTGCAGtatagtgttagcatgctggctactagCCTCATCCAACAACACTGCAGTATagtgttagcatgctgactaCTAGCCTCATCCAACAACACTGCAGtatagtgttagcatgctggctactagCCTCATCCAACAACACTGCAGTATagtgttagcatgctgactaCTAGCATCATTCAACAACACTGCAGTATagtgttagcatgctgactaCTAGCCTCATCCAACAACACTGCAGtatagtgttagcatgctggtgtATTAATGTGAATCAAACTCGATAGCTCAACATCACTACCACTACAAACCTCGTCCAACATTGCTACTGTAGTGTAAGCATACTGACTACTAGCTTCATCCAACAACACTGCAGTATAGTGTTAGCATACTGACTACTAGCGTCATCCAACAACACTGCAGTATAGTGTTAGCATACTGACTACTAGCGTCATCCAACAATGCTGCAGtatagtgttagcatgctggctactagCGTCATCCAACAACACTGCAGTATagtgttagcatgctgactaCTAGCATCATCCAACAACGCTGCAGTATagtgttagcatgctgactaCTAGCCTCATCCAACAACACTGCAGTATagtgttagcatgctgactaCTAGCATCATTCAACAACGCTGCAGTATAGTGTAAGCATGCTGGCTACTAGCCTCATCCAACAACACTGCAGTATagtgttagcatgctgactaCTAGCCTCATCCAACAACACTGCAGTATagtgttagcatgctgactaCTAGCATCATTCAACAACACTGCAGtatagtgttagcatgctggctactagCCTCATCCAACAACACTGCAGtatagtgttagcatgctggctactagCCTCATCCAACAAAACTGCAGTATAgttttagcatgctggctactagCCTCATCCAACAACACTGCAGTATagtgttagcatgctgactaCTAGCCTCATCCAACAACACTGCAGTATATTGTAAGCATGCTGGCTACTAGCCTCATCCAACAAAACTGCAGAATAgttttagcatgctggctactagCCTCATCCAACAACACTGCAGTATAGTTTTAGCACGTTGATTACTAGCCTCATCCAACAAAACTGCACCTTCTTTACTAATCTATCTGTCCTCTGCCTGCTTTCAGGTGTCCCACAGCATTAAAGGCTGCTAGTGAAGAAGTGATGAAGATTTTTGAGAGTTCCAGCCAGAAGGTGGATCCCAATAACCCTCAGCTGGTTCTGACCAGAGAACAGCTGGACAACATGCCCATTCTCGGTAGGAAAAATccctagctatctagctatctagcaaATAATCTATCTACCAACCTATTTACTTACCTGCCTACCTGACTATCTAtattatagatatttatatatatatatatatattacccatCTACTTGCCAACCTTTCTAACAGtttacccatctacctacctatctgttTATTTACCTACATACCTATCAACATATTCAGCCATCCACCGATCTAATGGTTTAACAATTTCCTTACCAACCTTTCTTACAGTTTACCCGTATACCTACCAATTTACCTACCAATTTACCTATGTACCTATTaacatatctatctatccacctaccTAATGGTTTGCCCATCTACTTACTGACCTTTCTTACAGTTTGCCCATCTACCTACCAATCTACCTACCAGTCTACCTACATACCAACCTAGCTACCTATCAGTTTACCTGTTTACCCATAACATATTTATCTATCCAACTGCCTATTTAATGGTTTACCCCTCTACTTACCAACCTTTCTTACAGTTTACCCATCTACCTCTATTTACCTATGAACCTATTAACATATCCAACTATCCACCTACCTATCTAATGGTTTGCCCATCTATTTACCaaccttttttactgtttacccaTCTACCTACaattctacctacctacctcccaaCCTACCAGTCTACTTACCTACGTACCTATTAagatatctatctatccacctaccTATTTAATGGTTCACCCATCTACTTACCAACCTTTCTTAGCTTTcccacctatctacctacctatctatctatttaactAGGTACCTATCAACATATCTAACTAACTTCACCCATCTGTTTACCAACCTATGTAACAGTTTACCCATCTATCTACAGATCTATCAGTCCATTTAGTTAGAAACGGCATTAATGCAGATCCAGTTAATGAGATTAAATTTCTGTATGTGTGGTGTTGTGATCTACAGACAGTATAATAAAGGAGGCGATGAGGCTGTCCAGCGCGTCTATGAATGTCCGAGTGGCTAAAGAGGACTTCCTGCTCCATCTGGACAACAAAGAGTCCTACCGTATCCGCAAGGACGACGTCATCGCCCTCTACCCTCAGATGCTGCACTTTGATCCTGAAATCTACCCGGATCCTCTGGTAAGTGTGCAGTCTTCACCTGTTTCACTAGTTTCAAATAATCAgatgaataaaaatataattaaatgtccataaacactgtgttttaactGACCATCCCCTGCTCTTCCCCTCCAGACCTACAAGTATGACCGGTACCTGGATGAGAACGGGCAGGAGAAGACAAGCTTCTACAGGGAAGGCCGGAAACTGCGCTATTTCTACATGCCCTTCGGCTCCGGCGTCACCAAGTGCCCCGGACGCTTCTTCGCCGTCCACGAGATCAAGCAGTTCCTGGCTCTGGTTCTGTCCTACTTCGAGTTGGAGCTTCTGGACTCCGCGGTGAAGATTCCTCCCCTGGACCAGTCCCGCGCTGGACTGGGCATCTTACAGCCCACCTACGACGTCGACTTCAGATACCGACTCAAAGCCCAATAGGATGATCCCACTGTCCGTATTTATTGACTGAAGCACGAATGCTGTTGtagatgttgttgttgttttgttacGTTCTGTCTAGACAAACCAAAGATTGCTGCCACTGGAAATTCCTCGTTAGGACTGGTCTGATTGAACACAGCGCTAATGGAAAGCGTACACTCCCAGTAGGACCTCCCAACACCAAACTGTgacatttttacactgtaaacgaTGTAAACTAAGTAACTTAAATATGAAGCAGCATCTGATTACAGAGCGCTTTTTGAGTTAGCTTAATTTAGCTCTGTTAATAATGCTATTGTATTTCTAGGAAGTTGCTAAAGGGTTTTTAAGTAGTTGCAATTGTAACAGTTAGGTTGCTATGGGCATGATAGGGTTGCTATGAAATAGCTGTTAGTTTCTAAGCCGATGCTAAGTGGTTTCTGAATTATTGCTTTTGGTAAAGGTGTTTAATAGGCTGTTGAGAAGGTGCTACTGTGGTAAAAGTGCTGTTGTtcgctaagctgttgctatggtgtagctcttggctgataaggtgttgctaggtggttgagaAGGATCTCCTATGGTATAAATGCTGGTTGCTATGAAAGGTGTGAAAGGGAAGATGCTACAGTATTCCTAAAGTGGTTCCTAAAGTGTTGCTACGGTGTAGCTGTTGGTTAAAAAAAGTGCTTCTAAGCCGTTGCTGTGGCTTGTTTTGTGCTTGcgaaagtgttgctatggtgtagttGTTGGGTTTCCATGGTGTTGCTACATGTGAAAGGTATTGCTAAAGTGTTTATGCTAATCCTTTTATCAAAATGAGTCTAAATTGCCTACTGCAAACCGTCTAAGATGAGAGTTAGAAGAACACTTGACTTACagaagttgagttaactcaaaaaatGCTCTGTAATCAGATACTTAAATGTAACTTCACATTGTTTAGAGTTTAGACCAAGTCAGTGTTAACcccttattatataatatacagtgctTTCTCGTGGCAGTAATGTGTATAAATGTAAGTAGatttaatattgtatatttataattatgttttttgcTGATTTGAAGtgttattttttgaaggcttctAAAATGATTAGTGATAATGTTCACATTTAACATATTCAAAAGCT harbors:
- the LOC103040934 gene encoding cytochrome P450 7A1, which encodes MISVALIWAVVVALCCCLWLFLGIRRREPGEPPVENGWIPYLGCALQFGANPLEFLRSRQKKYGHIFTCKIAGQYVHFLCDPFSYHSVIRQGRHLDWKKFHFAASVKAFGHDSMDPSHGYTTENLHQTFLKTLQGEALPSLIENMMENLQSVMLQSNMLKARRSDWEVDGIFAFCYKVMFESGYLTLFGKELDGDPTIARQQAQKALVLNALENFKEFDKIFPALVAGLPIHVFKSGHSARENLAKTMLHENLNKRTQISDLISLRMLLNDTLSKFNEIGKARTHVAILWASQANTLPATFWCLFYLIRCPTALKAASEEVMKIFESSSQKVDPNNPQLVLTREQLDNMPILDSIIKEAMRLSSASMNVRVAKEDFLLHLDNKESYRIRKDDVIALYPQMLHFDPEIYPDPLTYKYDRYLDENGQEKTSFYREGRKLRYFYMPFGSGVTKCPGRFFAVHEIKQFLALVLSYFELELLDSAVKIPPLDQSRAGLGILQPTYDVDFRYRLKAQ